In Plantibacter sp. PA-3-X8, one DNA window encodes the following:
- a CDS encoding DUF4194 domain-containing protein yields the protein MTSETDPTATATTDPTSDDLTTDGLDAFAPAEAPVAGPDDDSFALFEGDEGRLDAAQRRALVALLKHRYVSPALQPAEWRTVLESESLLRSRLNELFLELEVDRSAEVAFKRQAGSESGRRPFPTLLHDTSYSREETILLVYLRTRLRTELANGARAAIVEHDELLGFVASFRPEHATDRARDDGRVERAIDKLLTARVLLRTRDARRHRIASVVETLLPLERLQELLEWLETQTAAVDPASEQPRPDAHADSDSDDEPDGTAAESQDSADDQIQPQAAEDDR from the coding sequence ATGACCTCCGAGACGGATCCCACCGCGACGGCGACGACCGACCCGACGTCGGACGACCTGACGACGGACGGACTCGACGCCTTCGCACCCGCCGAGGCGCCGGTCGCCGGCCCGGACGACGACTCGTTCGCCCTCTTCGAAGGGGACGAGGGACGCCTCGACGCCGCTCAACGTCGTGCGCTGGTCGCTCTGCTGAAGCACCGCTACGTCAGCCCCGCGCTCCAGCCGGCCGAGTGGCGGACGGTCCTCGAGTCCGAGTCGCTGCTCCGGTCCCGCCTCAACGAGCTGTTCCTGGAGCTCGAGGTGGACCGCTCGGCCGAGGTCGCCTTCAAGCGTCAGGCGGGCTCGGAGAGCGGGCGGCGTCCCTTCCCGACCCTGCTGCACGACACCAGCTACAGCCGCGAGGAGACGATCCTGCTCGTCTACCTGCGGACGCGTCTCCGGACCGAACTGGCCAACGGCGCACGAGCCGCGATCGTCGAACACGACGAGCTGCTCGGCTTCGTCGCGAGCTTCCGCCCCGAGCACGCCACCGACCGCGCCCGTGATGACGGACGCGTCGAACGCGCGATCGACAAGCTGCTGACCGCGCGGGTCCTGCTGCGGACCAGGGACGCCCGCCGCCACCGGATCGCGTCGGTCGTGGAGACGCTCCTCCCCCTCGAGCGCCTCCAGGAGCTCCTGGAGTGGCTCGAAACGCAGACTGCAGCGGTCGATCCGGCCTCGGAGCAGCCGCGACCCGATGCCCACGCGGACTCGGACTCGGACGACGAGCCCGACGGCACCGCAGCCGAGTCGCAGGACTCCGCCGACGACCAGATCCAGCCACAAGCAGCAGAGGACGACCGATGA
- a CDS encoding glycosyltransferase produces the protein MTRLLAVAPHLDADIVCFSSFPAPMGLPSNCSWVVLDRDDDVPEGASPPDDCDPTAEGLLHWAPLGHAGHRARLATIAAALAQQQMDAMVVDVSVEVVLLARLLGVPTVVMAQPGHRDDEPHALAFRAASTIIAPWPHGVLQLEHLHPVRDKVVYTGGISRFEGRERTAVEAGRSGVLLLAGAGGSSVSQEAVEEAAHASGRDWTSLGAGAGSVWTDDPWDALCRAEVVVSWAGQNAIADLAAAGVTAVVVPQERPFDEQVSTARALEANELAVVRSSWPDATDWKGILDRASELRPDWSRWQVAGAARRAAEAIEAVAAGDPAGGGR, from the coding sequence GTGACGCGTCTGCTCGCCGTCGCACCCCACCTCGACGCCGACATCGTCTGCTTCAGCTCGTTCCCGGCGCCGATGGGACTCCCCTCGAACTGTTCCTGGGTGGTGCTCGACCGGGATGACGACGTGCCGGAAGGTGCGTCTCCCCCGGACGACTGCGATCCGACCGCGGAGGGGCTGCTGCACTGGGCGCCGCTCGGTCACGCCGGTCACCGTGCTCGTCTTGCGACCATCGCCGCCGCCCTCGCGCAGCAGCAGATGGACGCGATGGTGGTGGACGTCTCCGTCGAGGTGGTGCTCCTCGCACGCCTGCTCGGCGTCCCCACCGTCGTCATGGCACAGCCGGGCCACCGCGACGACGAACCGCACGCGCTCGCCTTCCGCGCGGCGTCGACGATCATCGCCCCATGGCCTCACGGTGTGCTGCAGCTGGAGCACCTCCATCCCGTACGGGACAAGGTGGTGTACACCGGCGGTATCAGTCGCTTCGAGGGTCGCGAGCGGACTGCCGTCGAAGCCGGGCGCAGCGGGGTGCTCCTCCTCGCCGGGGCCGGCGGCTCCTCGGTGTCGCAGGAAGCCGTGGAGGAGGCCGCCCACGCCAGCGGTCGCGACTGGACCTCGCTCGGCGCCGGTGCCGGGTCCGTCTGGACCGACGACCCGTGGGACGCGCTCTGCCGGGCGGAGGTGGTGGTGTCATGGGCCGGTCAGAACGCGATCGCCGATCTCGCTGCGGCTGGCGTCACGGCGGTCGTGGTCCCGCAGGAACGCCCCTTCGACGAGCAGGTGTCCACCGCACGTGCACTCGAGGCGAACGAGCTGGCGGTCGTGCGGTCGTCCTGGCCAGACGCCACAGACTGGAAGGGCATCCTCGACCGGGCCTCGGAGCTCCGGCCCGACTGGTCTCGTTGGCAGGTTGCGGGTGCCGCCCGACGAGCAGCGGAGGCTATCGAAGCGGTCGCGGCCGGCGATCCTGCAGGGGGTGGGCGATGA
- a CDS encoding glycosyltransferase family 2 protein, which produces MRTSVVTLCSRPRLGHLERQLEAVGASIPTSGDAVERLVVWIGDDAPPTLDAELTVHLPPGSDGLRLAAGRNAGAALAIDRGADLIVFLDADCVPGPALLDRYREASDRHPGAVLCGPVTYLQPGVDVTDRRALAAATAPHAARPNPDDGAERVASEDEYPLFWSLSFATSASTWSRSGGFDEGYEGYGGEDTDFAFTLSASRTPLVWVGGAHAYHQHHETQRPPWQHFDDILRNGARFADRWGTWPMTGWLEAFAQAGAVRRIGDDWVRVQPTGPSSPSTAATSAAATGSGA; this is translated from the coding sequence ATGAGGACGTCTGTCGTGACCCTGTGCTCTCGCCCCCGACTCGGACACCTCGAACGGCAGCTCGAGGCCGTCGGGGCGTCCATACCGACCTCGGGCGACGCGGTGGAGCGACTCGTCGTGTGGATCGGCGACGACGCACCCCCGACCCTCGACGCGGAGCTGACGGTCCACCTTCCACCGGGGTCCGACGGACTCCGTCTCGCGGCAGGCCGGAACGCCGGTGCAGCGCTCGCCATCGACCGTGGTGCAGACCTCATCGTGTTCCTCGACGCGGACTGCGTCCCCGGGCCGGCCCTGCTCGACCGATACCGTGAGGCGTCCGATCGCCACCCGGGCGCCGTCCTCTGCGGCCCGGTGACCTACCTGCAGCCAGGCGTGGACGTCACCGACCGCCGCGCATTGGCGGCGGCGACGGCACCGCATGCGGCGAGACCGAACCCGGACGACGGCGCGGAGCGCGTCGCCTCCGAGGACGAGTACCCGCTGTTCTGGTCGTTGTCCTTCGCGACGAGTGCGTCGACCTGGTCCCGGAGCGGAGGCTTCGACGAGGGGTACGAAGGGTACGGCGGAGAGGACACCGACTTCGCGTTCACCCTGAGCGCGTCGCGGACACCCCTCGTGTGGGTCGGAGGCGCGCACGCCTACCACCAGCACCACGAGACGCAGCGCCCGCCCTGGCAGCACTTCGACGACATCCTCCGGAACGGCGCGCGGTTCGCCGACCGGTGGGGAACCTGGCCGATGACCGGTTGGCTGGAGGCGTTCGCTCAGGCTGGTGCAGTCCGACGGATCGGCGACGACTGGGTCCGGGTTCAGCCGACCGGCCCGAGCAGTCCGTCGACTGCGGCCACCAGCGCCGCGGCGACAGGCTCCGGCGCGTAA
- a CDS encoding glycosyltransferase — MTAGPRLRVVVIAPLRFPIRRPHAGGLESAVWSEVNALRARGHEVTFIGVRGSDFVERGSVFELPELRWPRWSSPDDERYPPGHLTRSVPALRRALEAIAARPGRYDVVSNHCLDALPVELAPELGVPMITTLHTPVDEAVAAAANRAGSDGSRFLAVSEFTKRTWATAGVESEVLLNGIDPDAWRAGRGGDDLVWFGRVVAEKAPHLAVDVARRLGRRLVIAGRVGDPVYAERVLSPLLGRDVRHVGPLDPTRLATLVGRSAAAVSTPAWAEPFGLVAPEALMTGTPVVSFAVGGVPEIAQASVGMQVVAPGDLAAMADRVDGLIRQSELDRGFRASIRASALARFSLDARVGRLEEHFAALLGDSPVLGSGRVDEFSS; from the coding sequence GTGACGGCCGGTCCACGACTGCGCGTCGTCGTCATCGCCCCGCTGCGCTTCCCCATCCGTCGCCCGCACGCCGGCGGGCTCGAATCCGCCGTGTGGTCGGAGGTCAACGCACTGCGCGCACGAGGTCACGAGGTGACGTTCATCGGCGTCCGGGGGTCTGACTTCGTCGAGCGCGGCAGCGTCTTCGAACTGCCGGAGTTGCGGTGGCCGCGCTGGTCCTCCCCCGACGACGAGCGGTATCCCCCCGGTCACCTGACCCGATCCGTCCCGGCATTGCGCCGCGCGCTCGAGGCGATCGCCGCTCGGCCAGGGCGGTACGACGTCGTGTCCAACCACTGCCTGGACGCGCTCCCGGTGGAACTGGCACCTGAGCTGGGCGTCCCCATGATCACCACCCTGCACACGCCGGTCGACGAGGCCGTCGCCGCTGCCGCGAACCGGGCCGGTTCCGACGGCAGCCGGTTCCTGGCGGTGAGCGAGTTCACGAAGCGCACCTGGGCGACGGCCGGTGTCGAGTCCGAGGTGCTCCTGAACGGCATCGATCCGGATGCCTGGCGGGCAGGCCGAGGCGGTGACGACCTCGTGTGGTTCGGACGGGTCGTCGCGGAGAAGGCTCCGCACCTCGCGGTCGACGTCGCCCGTCGACTGGGGCGACGGCTCGTCATCGCCGGTCGCGTGGGCGATCCGGTGTACGCCGAGCGCGTGCTGTCGCCGCTGCTGGGACGTGACGTCCGACATGTCGGGCCGCTCGACCCGACGCGACTCGCCACGCTCGTGGGGCGGAGCGCGGCAGCGGTCTCGACGCCGGCATGGGCCGAGCCGTTCGGTCTCGTCGCACCGGAGGCGCTGATGACCGGGACCCCGGTGGTCAGCTTCGCCGTCGGCGGCGTGCCCGAGATCGCCCAGGCGAGCGTCGGTATGCAGGTCGTCGCACCAGGAGACCTGGCGGCCATGGCGGACCGAGTGGACGGGTTGATCCGGCAGTCGGAGCTCGACCGGGGGTTCCGCGCCTCGATCCGGGCATCCGCCCTCGCGCGGTTCTCGCTCGACGCCAGGGTGGGCCGGCTCGAGGAGCACTTCGCCGCGCTCCTCGGCGACTCGCCCGTGCTCGGTTCCGGTCGCGTCGACGAGTTCAGCTCGTGA
- a CDS encoding triacylglycerol lipase, translating to MRSTLRTLGWWARDYTYALVWQVRAFVSRTDPHDFLSGDRSPIVVLPGVYETWRFLEPLIRRLHDDGHPVHVIDPLGRNDRSVPVAARLVADYLEANGLGDVVLLAHSKGGLVGKYVMSLGGGGARIAGMLAVAAPFAGSRYARLMLLPSLRIFTPDDPTILALSREATVNPRIVSVYGRFDPHIPGGSRLDGAKNVELDTGGHFRILAHPRVFAEAQLLADGRDA from the coding sequence ATCCGTTCGACGCTGCGGACCCTCGGGTGGTGGGCGCGCGACTACACCTACGCACTCGTCTGGCAGGTCCGGGCCTTCGTCAGCCGCACCGACCCGCACGACTTCCTGTCCGGCGACCGGTCACCGATCGTCGTCCTTCCGGGCGTCTACGAGACCTGGCGGTTCCTCGAGCCGCTCATCCGCCGACTCCACGACGACGGACACCCGGTACACGTGATCGACCCGCTCGGACGCAACGACCGCTCTGTCCCGGTGGCGGCACGACTCGTCGCCGACTACCTCGAGGCGAACGGGCTCGGCGACGTCGTCCTCCTCGCGCACAGCAAGGGCGGGCTCGTCGGCAAGTACGTCATGTCGCTCGGCGGCGGTGGAGCCCGGATCGCCGGGATGCTCGCCGTCGCGGCGCCGTTCGCCGGATCGCGGTACGCGAGGCTCATGCTCCTCCCGAGCCTGCGCATCTTCACCCCCGACGACCCGACGATCCTCGCGCTCTCCCGAGAGGCGACCGTCAATCCGCGGATCGTCTCGGTCTACGGGCGCTTCGATCCGCACATCCCGGGCGGCAGTCGACTCGACGGCGCCAAGAACGTGGAACTCGACACCGGCGGACACTTCCGGATCCTCGCCCACCCGCGGGTGTTCGCTGAGGCACAGCTGCTGGCGGATGGGCGAGACGCATGA
- a CDS encoding glycosyltransferase family 4 protein — protein sequence MSDVPRGPRRQRWLVAATEYAGLTSYTGGIGRHYAALLPALVRSGVEIDLVVCSDDELPVGADIDGVRLIDAVRHGSRSPRVLRMLLGARTVRRVFRRGSYDRIFLPEWSALGSALPRSTPLVTNLATSIRLSNLVSGLRLSDLPVAGRIAVIVQDALETRQIRRSAALVAISTAMLARTKDLLGALPPAAVVRNCIDVDAVRVAASTAGLPAQWPTGAEPVVLFLGRLERRKGVVEAFQAFALLVRQKPDARLVLAGSSGDRRFEPDLTALLSILPESVRDRVVWLGHVAGAELYRAVGAATVVMCPSRWEGFGNVALEVKTIGTPLVVTTESGYDDFCTDGVDCLMVPPGDHGALTGALREVLDAPSDALTRAATARASVDRYAPEPVAAALVAAVDGLLGPVG from the coding sequence GTGAGTGACGTCCCGCGTGGTCCACGACGGCAGCGCTGGCTCGTGGCCGCGACCGAGTATGCGGGGCTCACGAGCTACACGGGCGGGATCGGACGGCACTACGCCGCGCTCCTTCCCGCCCTCGTCCGCTCGGGAGTCGAGATCGACCTCGTCGTGTGCTCGGACGACGAGCTGCCCGTCGGCGCGGACATCGACGGCGTCCGTCTCATCGACGCCGTACGGCACGGCAGTCGATCACCACGCGTCCTCAGGATGCTCCTCGGCGCCCGAACCGTCCGCCGGGTGTTCCGACGCGGTTCGTACGATCGGATCTTCCTGCCCGAGTGGAGCGCCCTCGGATCGGCGCTGCCGCGTTCGACGCCCCTCGTGACGAACCTCGCCACGAGCATTCGTCTCTCCAACCTCGTCTCGGGACTCCGCCTCAGTGACCTGCCGGTCGCAGGGCGCATCGCGGTGATCGTCCAGGACGCGCTCGAGACCCGACAGATCCGACGGTCTGCTGCGCTCGTCGCGATCTCGACCGCGATGCTCGCGCGCACGAAGGACCTGCTCGGCGCCCTGCCGCCGGCCGCCGTCGTGCGCAACTGCATCGACGTCGACGCCGTCCGCGTTGCCGCGTCGACCGCCGGGCTGCCGGCTCAGTGGCCGACCGGGGCGGAACCGGTCGTGCTCTTCCTCGGCCGGCTCGAGCGGCGGAAGGGTGTCGTGGAGGCGTTTCAGGCCTTCGCGTTGCTCGTCCGGCAGAAGCCCGATGCCCGACTCGTCCTCGCCGGTTCCAGCGGTGACCGGCGGTTCGAACCGGACCTGACGGCGCTGCTGTCCATCCTGCCCGAGTCGGTACGGGACCGGGTCGTGTGGCTCGGGCATGTGGCGGGAGCGGAGCTCTATCGGGCCGTCGGAGCTGCGACGGTGGTCATGTGCCCCTCGCGCTGGGAGGGGTTCGGCAACGTCGCGCTCGAGGTGAAGACGATCGGGACCCCGCTGGTCGTCACCACCGAGAGCGGGTACGACGACTTCTGCACGGACGGCGTCGACTGTCTCATGGTGCCGCCGGGAGACCACGGAGCCCTCACGGGAGCACTACGAGAGGTGCTGGACGCCCCGTCGGACGCCCTGACGCGGGCCGCGACCGCACGTGCGTCCGTCGATCGTTACGCGCCGGAGCCTGTCGCCGCGGCGCTGGTGGCCGCAGTCGACGGACTGCTCGGGCCGGTCGGCTGA
- a CDS encoding glycosyltransferase, which translates to MQSTVMSHATDRAADPASRPIRVVSIPAAHPYVGRITASPDIDVLSDPPVDGAPSGVWWPPAALDPGWIHDHAVDADVLHVHFGTESFPPGHVTACIEAAHQVGWSVVYTVHDLEHPQLDNQAAYDRQLDELVRGADALITLTPGAAAGIRERWGRDAVVIPHPSLLSDDVTVPLVSPSAETRVGVHLKDLRPNVDAVGAVTTLIDAVERLRRRGADVVAEVRMHHAVRDPEAREAVRRLVSSSEAALLIEHERLDDLGLAIALSRLDVCLLPYRHGTHSGWLELCWDLGVSVAVPSGVGAYLDQHPDDTVSAYDLGDGASLEHLIGALLDADGTTRAGSSDRIAAVAARRSRRDVDDAVSAAAHAELYRRVVAERAS; encoded by the coding sequence ATGCAGTCGACCGTGATGTCGCACGCCACCGATCGAGCTGCCGACCCGGCATCTCGTCCGATCCGCGTCGTCTCGATCCCGGCCGCGCACCCCTACGTCGGCCGCATCACCGCCTCGCCCGACATCGACGTGCTGAGCGATCCACCGGTCGACGGAGCGCCATCGGGCGTCTGGTGGCCGCCCGCCGCCCTCGATCCGGGCTGGATCCACGACCACGCCGTCGATGCCGACGTGCTGCACGTCCACTTCGGGACGGAGTCGTTCCCACCCGGACACGTGACCGCGTGCATCGAGGCAGCGCACCAGGTCGGCTGGTCGGTCGTGTACACGGTGCACGATCTTGAACACCCGCAGCTCGACAACCAGGCCGCTTATGACCGGCAGCTCGACGAGCTCGTCCGTGGAGCAGACGCCCTGATCACCCTGACCCCTGGCGCCGCCGCCGGCATCCGGGAACGTTGGGGCCGCGACGCCGTCGTCATCCCGCACCCGTCGCTCCTGTCGGATGACGTCACGGTTCCGCTCGTATCGCCGTCGGCGGAGACGCGGGTCGGCGTCCACCTGAAGGACCTGCGCCCCAATGTCGACGCGGTCGGTGCCGTCACCACCCTCATCGACGCGGTCGAACGCCTCCGCCGCCGTGGAGCGGACGTCGTCGCAGAGGTCCGGATGCACCATGCGGTCCGCGATCCGGAGGCACGCGAGGCCGTCCGACGGCTTGTCAGCAGCTCGGAAGCCGCGCTGCTCATCGAGCACGAGCGTCTCGACGACCTCGGACTCGCCATCGCACTCAGCCGCCTGGACGTCTGTCTCCTCCCCTACCGGCACGGCACGCACTCGGGTTGGCTCGAACTCTGCTGGGATCTCGGCGTGTCCGTCGCCGTCCCGTCCGGAGTCGGGGCGTACCTCGATCAGCATCCCGACGACACCGTCTCCGCTTACGACCTCGGGGACGGAGCATCACTCGAGCATCTCATCGGCGCGCTGCTCGATGCGGACGGCACGACCCGTGCCGGCTCCTCCGACCGGATCGCGGCCGTCGCCGCGCGCCGCTCCCGGCGCGACGTCGACGACGCCGTCAGCGCAGCAGCACACGCCGAGCTGTACCGCCGCGTCGTCGCCGAGCGCGCCTCGTGA
- a CDS encoding ATP-grasp fold amidoligase family protein, producing MTVETLETAAYPLVTVDVVVPVKDDAALLRRCLRSLRAQHTGPASIIVVDNGSRDRAEVEAIAERYDAVLIDEPMPGIPAANAAGFDHATATVVARLDADCVPPPDWVTRITEAFATDPELAALTGPAVFIDGPRLLRAPLAGLYLGAYRLFVGAALAQVPIFGSNCAIRRATWDQIAETVHREDAELHDDLDVSTHLGLHRRVRYDRSLGMGISMRPFTDAGSLALRMRRGWTTLRVHWPEELPAVRWFHRSRRLRAVLPDATSAPRTVPWRERSRLVRAVRLWRTRRPATFREKVRYKMLRDRRPLIVTFADKAAVRNLVASRIGQHVLPRVYGILDDPRELRDLELPGSYVVKPTHGSGAAIVVSSSARPDARLPTDAGSWEYRHVRPETVDRDRLVELASGWVSQLYGQGPNREWVYGRVPRRIIVEELLEGPDGGIPDDLKFFVFHGRCRYIQLDAGRFGRRTQDFFLPDWRHLPLSGGPAWADPEPSAPERLDEMIDLAERLAAGTDFVRVDLYDLGDRIVFGELTSYPAGGESPFDPERYNAEFGSWWTVPRRYR from the coding sequence ATGACGGTCGAGACGCTCGAGACCGCGGCCTACCCGCTCGTGACCGTGGACGTGGTCGTTCCGGTGAAGGACGACGCCGCGCTCCTGCGCCGCTGTCTGCGCTCACTGCGCGCGCAGCACACCGGACCCGCATCGATCATCGTCGTCGACAACGGCAGCCGCGATCGCGCCGAGGTCGAGGCCATCGCGGAGCGGTACGACGCGGTCCTCATCGATGAGCCGATGCCCGGCATCCCCGCGGCGAACGCAGCCGGCTTCGACCACGCGACCGCGACGGTCGTGGCGAGACTCGACGCGGACTGCGTGCCGCCACCGGACTGGGTGACCAGGATCACCGAGGCGTTCGCGACCGATCCGGAGCTTGCGGCACTCACCGGGCCCGCCGTCTTCATCGACGGTCCGCGCCTGCTCCGTGCACCGCTCGCCGGCCTCTACCTCGGGGCGTACCGGCTCTTCGTCGGAGCCGCCCTCGCCCAGGTCCCGATCTTCGGGTCCAACTGTGCGATCCGGCGCGCGACGTGGGACCAGATCGCCGAGACGGTGCACCGCGAGGATGCGGAGCTGCACGACGATCTGGACGTGTCGACACACCTGGGTCTCCACCGACGCGTGCGCTACGACCGGTCGCTCGGGATGGGGATCTCGATGCGCCCGTTCACCGATGCCGGTTCGCTCGCCCTCCGGATGCGTCGGGGCTGGACCACCTTGCGTGTGCACTGGCCCGAGGAGCTGCCCGCCGTCCGATGGTTCCATCGCAGCCGCCGCCTGCGCGCCGTCCTCCCCGATGCGACGAGCGCGCCGCGGACAGTGCCCTGGCGAGAGCGGAGCCGGCTGGTACGCGCCGTCCGGCTCTGGCGGACGCGCCGACCGGCGACGTTCCGGGAGAAGGTCCGGTACAAGATGCTCCGCGACCGTCGTCCGCTGATCGTCACCTTTGCGGACAAGGCCGCCGTACGAAATCTCGTCGCTTCGCGCATCGGCCAGCACGTCCTCCCGCGCGTGTACGGGATCCTCGACGATCCGCGTGAGTTGCGGGACCTGGAGCTCCCGGGGTCCTACGTCGTCAAGCCGACTCACGGCAGCGGGGCGGCGATCGTCGTCTCGTCGTCCGCCCGCCCCGACGCCCGTCTGCCGACCGACGCGGGGAGCTGGGAGTACCGGCATGTCCGACCGGAGACGGTTGATCGCGATCGACTCGTCGAACTCGCGAGCGGCTGGGTGTCTCAGTTGTACGGTCAGGGACCGAACCGCGAGTGGGTGTACGGACGGGTGCCGCGCAGGATCATCGTCGAGGAACTGCTGGAGGGACCGGACGGCGGGATCCCCGACGACCTCAAGTTCTTCGTCTTCCACGGGCGCTGCCGGTACATCCAGCTCGACGCCGGCAGGTTCGGACGCCGGACCCAGGACTTCTTCCTCCCGGATTGGCGGCACCTGCCACTCAGCGGTGGGCCCGCGTGGGCCGACCCGGAACCGTCGGCGCCCGAACGGCTCGACGAGATGATCGACCTGGCCGAGCGCCTGGCCGCTGGCACCGACTTCGTCCGCGTGGACCTGTACGACCTCGGCGACCGCATCGTGTTCGGCGAGCTGACGAGCTACCCCGCCGGTGGCGAGAGTCCGTTCGACCCGGAGCGGTACAACGCGGAGTTCGGTTCCTGGTGGACGGTGCCGAGGCGATACCGGTGA
- a CDS encoding DUF3375 domain-containing protein yields the protein MGEIDGEFGRVRDALERPAIRLLSRPTAPAVVAIFRTTFGRDVQFVAADRFHLQVEEYLGELVARGARIPAGGDERGGGRTLCREWVHDQWLVRTSTDDGEEQYSLTSHALEAVSLVDGLAHDRALISESRLTMILDSVRRWALQADPDRDEHLRRIDAQLAELQAERERVAAGGTVVAASDDRMQDGYANIADLIRQLPSDFRRVEESVIAMHRRIVEDFRNDTRPIGEILDDYLRRTDELMTATAEGRAFEGAFELLRNDDLLQDLKRDLSTILDHPFSARLGPAELRGFRGAVGIIRQGIDDVLAQRRRLTATLRDHIVHHDVVQDRELDTTLRALNQRLGIWMRTAGPRATVDLPLLPETIDIEHLRERFYDPDVEVAPPPIATAVERTDGAVMSLDTLRSQGGPLLDELRAGLLDAVTSGAEDAHVAFSGLDPELRRPVELFGLVHLMTQLGTYDEQAPRRRYETVRPDGTTTAFELPAFPLGEAGVAALTRATTTTTTAPADQAGRGTE from the coding sequence GTGGGAGAGATCGACGGAGAGTTCGGCCGCGTCCGGGACGCGCTGGAGCGTCCTGCGATCCGGCTCCTGAGCCGGCCGACGGCACCCGCTGTCGTGGCGATCTTCCGCACCACGTTCGGCCGCGACGTCCAGTTCGTCGCAGCGGACCGCTTCCATCTGCAGGTCGAGGAGTACCTCGGCGAACTCGTGGCTCGCGGTGCGCGGATCCCGGCGGGCGGCGACGAACGCGGTGGCGGACGGACCCTTTGCCGGGAGTGGGTGCACGACCAGTGGCTCGTCCGGACGAGCACCGACGACGGCGAGGAGCAGTACTCGCTCACCTCGCACGCGCTCGAAGCGGTCTCGCTCGTCGACGGCCTCGCACACGACCGCGCCCTCATCAGTGAGTCGCGCCTGACCATGATCCTCGACTCCGTGCGCCGATGGGCGCTGCAGGCCGACCCGGACCGTGACGAGCATCTGCGTCGCATCGACGCGCAGCTCGCCGAGCTCCAGGCGGAACGCGAACGGGTGGCGGCCGGCGGCACCGTCGTCGCGGCGAGCGACGACCGGATGCAGGACGGCTACGCCAACATCGCCGACCTCATCCGCCAGCTCCCGAGCGACTTCCGCCGGGTCGAGGAGTCGGTCATCGCGATGCACCGGCGGATCGTCGAGGACTTCCGGAACGACACCCGTCCGATCGGCGAGATCCTCGACGACTACCTCCGGCGCACCGACGAGCTGATGACGGCGACGGCCGAGGGTCGGGCCTTCGAGGGCGCTTTCGAGCTCCTCCGCAACGACGATCTGCTCCAGGACCTCAAGCGCGACCTCTCCACGATCCTCGACCACCCCTTCTCCGCCAGGCTCGGGCCCGCGGAGCTCCGTGGCTTCCGGGGTGCCGTCGGGATCATCCGACAGGGGATCGACGACGTCCTCGCGCAGCGTCGGCGGCTCACCGCGACGCTCCGCGACCACATCGTGCATCACGACGTCGTGCAGGACCGCGAACTCGACACGACCCTGCGAGCACTGAACCAGCGCCTCGGCATCTGGATGCGGACCGCGGGACCACGCGCCACCGTCGACCTGCCGCTCCTCCCGGAGACCATCGACATCGAGCACCTGCGCGAGCGGTTCTACGATCCGGACGTCGAGGTCGCTCCGCCGCCGATCGCGACGGCCGTCGAACGGACCGACGGCGCGGTGATGTCGCTCGACACCCTCCGATCGCAGGGCGGCCCGCTCCTCGACGAGCTCCGGGCCGGACTCCTCGATGCGGTGACCTCCGGTGCCGAGGACGCCCATGTGGCGTTCTCCGGGCTCGATCCGGAACTCCGACGACCGGTGGAGCTGTTCGGCCTCGTCCACCTCATGACCCAGCTGGGCACGTATGACGAGCAGGCACCGCGCCGTCGCTACGAGACGGTCCGTCCGGATGGGACGACCACCGCGTTCGAACTCCCGGCCTTCCCGCTCGGTGAGGCCGGTGTCGCAGCGCTGACGCGGGCCACGACGACCACGACCACTGCTCCGGCCGACCAGGCCGGGCGCGGAACGGAATGA